A genomic segment from Modestobacter roseus encodes:
- a CDS encoding S8 family peptidase has protein sequence MPAALVVDRSVPRVREVLGRSAGWTRVGSRLRRIHLPDQEFADVRRRCAGVDEDRVMTVRITGQPMRYNGDGAALPTLAELRDRRDQPGGNWTGEGVLVGSVDTGVQQHLWLSGGYLSAPADFEAPTGTAPGLQVGHGTFITGLVLQQAPAAGVWVEKALAADGQALSSVVADAAMQLARRGVHVLNLSLGCFADDPNAREVMQQLVDDLHEVNPELVIVTAAGNLGGPGEPATPQDFWPAALDDVVAVGSVDSPTSTGWSAWSNRGPWVDLAAPGHELLSTFVDGTLTDADGTAQTYTGWARWSGTSFAAAVVAGAIARLMTGRRPITAREAVAALRSGAYGTGWTAPEEGVPAVPVVRLATWDEQQADTAVA, from the coding sequence GTGCCCGCTGCTCTCGTCGTCGACCGATCCGTCCCGCGCGTCCGGGAGGTGCTCGGCCGCTCCGCCGGATGGACTCGGGTCGGCTCCCGCCTCCGCCGCATCCACCTGCCCGACCAGGAGTTCGCCGACGTCCGCCGACGGTGCGCCGGGGTCGACGAGGACCGGGTGATGACGGTCCGGATCACCGGCCAGCCGATGCGGTACAACGGCGACGGCGCCGCGCTGCCCACGCTGGCCGAACTGCGCGACCGGCGAGACCAGCCGGGTGGCAACTGGACCGGTGAGGGCGTGCTGGTCGGCAGCGTCGACACCGGCGTCCAGCAGCACCTGTGGCTCTCCGGCGGCTACCTGTCCGCCCCCGCCGACTTCGAGGCGCCCACCGGTACGGCGCCGGGCCTGCAGGTGGGGCACGGCACCTTCATCACCGGGCTGGTGCTGCAGCAGGCACCGGCCGCCGGCGTCTGGGTGGAGAAGGCGCTGGCCGCCGACGGGCAGGCGCTGTCCAGCGTGGTCGCCGACGCGGCGATGCAGCTGGCCCGCCGCGGCGTGCACGTGCTGAACCTGTCGCTGGGCTGCTTCGCCGACGACCCGAACGCCCGCGAGGTCATGCAGCAGCTGGTCGACGACCTGCACGAGGTGAACCCCGAGCTGGTGATCGTCACCGCGGCGGGCAACCTCGGCGGGCCGGGCGAGCCGGCGACCCCGCAGGACTTCTGGCCGGCGGCCCTGGACGACGTCGTCGCCGTGGGGTCGGTCGACTCCCCCACCTCGACCGGCTGGTCGGCGTGGAGCAACCGCGGCCCGTGGGTCGACCTCGCCGCGCCGGGGCACGAGCTGCTGAGCACGTTCGTCGACGGCACGCTGACCGACGCCGACGGGACCGCCCAGACCTACACCGGCTGGGCGCGCTGGTCGGGCACGTCGTTCGCCGCGGCCGTGGTGGCCGGCGCGATCGCCCGGCTGATGACCGGTCGCCGGCCGATCACCGCACGGGAGGCCGTCGCGGCCCTCCGCAGTGGCGCGTACGGCACCGGCTGGACGGCACCGGAGGAGGGCGTGCCCGCCGTTCCGGTGGTGCGGCTGGCCACCTGGGACGAGCAGCAGGCCGACACGGCGGTCGCCTGA
- a CDS encoding metallophosphoesterase family protein: MSHQPGDQLPLPFPPTRGERARQRLGRARDVAARVLSVVMRWVLRIALPLLGAAAALQAFPYHATVQGIPFEVQGSLFSRPVLSADTTLGSWEFPDFVGLPFGVHISPEDVDVLQITRAAEGNLPAFVERLQADFAAQVPRIATWLLAEFLIGLAVGLAVAAAINMSVRYLRGRPRRPSELRYRARQLGAAGLALAAVTVYGVVSYNPDWVRESRLTGSLAAAQLFPDQLSQYYTQRSKALDVLGSIVGIQAELQSQVEDDQTPQPALQIMYISDMHLAANYPLVAQYAATYDVDLIINTGDEGAFGPAFELTPGYLDALRAVTAETPMLWVAGNHDSPETEQVMRSIPGVTVLGSKTATSDGFDVSAGLVDAFGLTIAGLPDPRVYGGPGEYGADAPSVVEPLQRRAVQEALEVADPTAVAATTDDPATTATAPPADGSPVADGSQPPPEASSTATRTDEAIDTTPIDVFALHEPVAAEEVREVLENDVRLTVSGHTHQQSSSDELQDGDGAITLVEGSTGAGGLDNIVRGQDRPPISFSIGFVSEACQFTRIMRFQITPQDTAVLTDPATAADVQAPEAFGDDVTASTVFFRPQQIDPDRTCDVDLGISDERPWPTTD; the protein is encoded by the coding sequence ATGTCTCACCAGCCCGGCGATCAGCTCCCGCTCCCGTTCCCACCGACCCGCGGGGAGCGGGCCCGCCAGCGGCTCGGTCGGGCTCGGGACGTCGCCGCCCGCGTGCTGAGCGTGGTCATGCGCTGGGTGCTCCGGATCGCGCTGCCGCTGCTCGGCGCCGCCGCCGCGCTCCAGGCGTTCCCGTACCACGCCACGGTGCAGGGCATCCCGTTCGAGGTCCAGGGCAGCCTCTTCAGCCGCCCGGTGCTGTCGGCCGACACCACCCTGGGTAGCTGGGAGTTCCCCGACTTTGTCGGCCTCCCCTTCGGGGTGCACATCTCCCCGGAGGACGTCGATGTCCTCCAGATCACCCGCGCCGCCGAGGGCAACCTGCCCGCCTTCGTCGAACGGCTGCAGGCCGACTTCGCCGCCCAGGTGCCCCGCATCGCGACCTGGCTGCTCGCCGAGTTCCTCATCGGCCTCGCAGTCGGGTTGGCCGTCGCGGCCGCGATCAACATGTCGGTCCGGTACCTGCGCGGCCGTCCCCGCCGGCCGTCCGAACTCCGCTACCGCGCGCGGCAGCTGGGCGCGGCCGGGCTCGCCCTGGCCGCCGTCACGGTCTACGGCGTCGTCAGCTACAACCCCGACTGGGTCCGTGAGTCCCGCCTGACCGGCTCGCTCGCCGCGGCGCAGCTCTTCCCCGACCAGCTGAGCCAGTACTACACCCAGCGTTCCAAGGCGCTCGACGTGCTCGGCTCGATCGTCGGCATCCAGGCCGAGCTGCAGTCGCAGGTCGAGGACGACCAGACCCCGCAGCCGGCGCTGCAGATCATGTACATCTCCGACATGCACCTGGCGGCGAACTACCCGCTGGTCGCCCAGTACGCCGCCACCTACGACGTCGACCTGATCATCAACACCGGTGACGAGGGTGCCTTCGGGCCCGCCTTCGAGCTGACGCCCGGCTACCTCGACGCGCTGCGGGCCGTCACCGCCGAGACCCCGATGCTCTGGGTCGCCGGCAACCACGACTCCCCGGAGACCGAGCAGGTCATGCGCTCGATCCCCGGCGTCACCGTGCTCGGCAGCAAGACCGCCACCTCCGACGGTTTCGACGTCTCCGCGGGGCTCGTCGACGCCTTCGGGCTCACCATCGCCGGCCTCCCCGACCCCCGGGTGTACGGGGGCCCCGGTGAGTACGGCGCCGACGCGCCGTCCGTCGTCGAGCCGCTCCAGCGGCGGGCTGTGCAGGAGGCCCTCGAGGTCGCCGACCCGACGGCCGTGGCGGCGACGACCGACGACCCGGCGACCACGGCCACTGCGCCGCCCGCGGACGGCAGCCCGGTGGCCGACGGCAGCCAGCCGCCGCCGGAGGCGTCGAGCACGGCCACCCGCACCGACGAGGCCATCGACACCACGCCGATCGACGTGTTCGCCCTCCACGAGCCGGTCGCTGCGGAGGAGGTGCGCGAGGTGCTGGAGAACGACGTCCGGCTGACCGTCTCCGGGCACACGCACCAGCAGAGCAGCAGCGACGAACTGCAGGACGGCGACGGCGCGATCACCCTGGTCGAGGGCTCCACCGGCGCCGGCGGGCTGGACAACATCGTCCGCGGCCAGGACCGACCGCCGATCAGCTTCTCCATCGGCTTCGTCTCCGAGGCCTGCCAGTTCACCCGGATCATGCGGTTCCAGATCACCCCGCAGGACACCGCCGTCCTCACCGACCCGGCCACCGCGGCCGACGTCCAGGCGCCGGAGGCGTTCGGCGACGACGTCACCGCCTCCACCGTCTTCTTCCGGCCGCAGCAGATCGACCCCGACCGCACCTGCGATGTCGACCTGGGCATCAGCGACGAGCGTCCCTGGCCGACCACCGACTGA
- a CDS encoding DUF6318 family protein codes for MAALTIGAAVLAGCSGGQQANETLPSASSTTATAEALPPLGPPDFPMPDEAREMTPEGAEAGLRYYLDLITHQAGVSGEPLRDLSRDCEFCTFIANRYDEDAAAGYSYRGGELTVEGMSRPAVNGSTAEFSLSLTQAAVDILDANNAPVPGRGQAAAERLNTGARMTWSSQQEYWVMNQIIVNS; via the coding sequence GTGGCGGCGCTCACCATCGGTGCGGCGGTGCTCGCCGGCTGCTCGGGTGGGCAGCAGGCCAACGAGACGCTGCCGTCGGCGAGCAGCACGACGGCGACCGCGGAGGCACTGCCACCCCTGGGGCCGCCGGACTTCCCGATGCCCGACGAGGCGCGGGAGATGACCCCCGAGGGAGCCGAAGCCGGCCTCCGCTACTACCTCGACCTGATCACGCACCAGGCCGGCGTGAGTGGCGAGCCACTTCGTGATCTCAGCCGTGACTGCGAGTTCTGCACCTTCATCGCCAACCGGTACGACGAGGACGCCGCCGCCGGTTACAGCTACCGCGGCGGAGAACTCACTGTGGAAGGTATGAGCAGGCCCGCAGTCAACGGTTCAACCGCGGAATTCTCTCTCAGTCTGACCCAAGCAGCTGTCGACATCTTGGATGCGAACAACGCTCCCGTGCCCGGTCGTGGTCAAGCTGCAGCCGAACGCCTCAACACTGGGGCGCGGATGACTTGGAGCAGTCAGCAAGAGTATTGGGTAATGAATCAGATCATCGTAAACAGCTGA
- a CDS encoding LCP family protein yields the protein MGRPPGSGARGDGAGRGSRRAAVVVRSLAAVFSVLLLAGSGWGWNLARVAEASVSRTDAIPDDGNSDVNGGAHAGAAMNLLLVGMDSRKGLTDEQKALFSTGDADGVLNTDSMMLVHVPADGSAASFVSLPRDTYVSIPGYGKARLNSAYARGYNAASGGEVEKDAAGAQLLVQTVSQFTGLRIDHFAEVNLLGFINLSTIVGGVEVNLCAATQDSYSGADFPAGVQTISGTDALSFVRQRHGLRSDLDRVVRQQVYIAGMLRNVLSSNLLLDLGKQQAIVEQVGSSITFDEGLNVFDLAAQMQNVDPGSLSFQTIPGLTDAKVDGADVLKPPSQAVVNDFFATLTADPAPAPPPAPSSAAPALAPSAVTVSVLNGSGVSGAAATAATALTAGGFQASSGGNAASTGTTTVRHRTGDEAAAALVVGQVPGAAVAVDDSIPVGAVQLVIGGDFEGVGQPVTVEAPASAGLETNERTATDTSCIH from the coding sequence GTGGGCCGGCCCCCCGGCAGCGGGGCACGTGGCGACGGTGCGGGGCGTGGCTCCCGGCGGGCTGCGGTGGTGGTGCGGTCGCTCGCCGCGGTGTTCAGCGTGCTGCTGCTGGCCGGCAGCGGCTGGGGCTGGAACCTGGCCCGGGTCGCCGAGGCGAGCGTCAGCCGCACCGACGCCATCCCCGATGATGGCAACTCCGACGTGAACGGCGGCGCGCACGCCGGGGCGGCGATGAACCTGCTGCTGGTCGGGATGGACTCCCGCAAGGGGCTGACCGATGAGCAGAAGGCGCTGTTCAGCACCGGCGACGCCGACGGGGTGCTCAACACCGACTCGATGATGCTGGTGCACGTGCCGGCCGACGGATCGGCCGCGTCGTTCGTCTCGCTGCCGCGGGACACCTACGTGTCGATCCCCGGCTACGGCAAGGCCCGGCTGAACTCCGCCTATGCGCGCGGGTACAACGCCGCATCGGGTGGCGAGGTGGAGAAGGACGCCGCCGGGGCGCAGCTGCTGGTGCAGACGGTCAGCCAGTTCACCGGGCTGCGCATCGACCACTTCGCCGAGGTCAACCTGCTCGGCTTCATCAACCTGAGCACCATCGTCGGCGGCGTGGAGGTCAACCTCTGCGCGGCGACGCAGGACTCCTACTCCGGTGCGGACTTCCCGGCCGGCGTGCAGACCATCTCCGGCACCGACGCGCTGTCGTTCGTCCGGCAGCGGCACGGGCTGCGGTCGGACCTGGACCGGGTGGTGCGGCAGCAGGTGTACATCGCCGGGATGCTGCGCAACGTGCTCAGCTCCAACCTGCTGCTGGACCTGGGCAAGCAGCAGGCGATCGTCGAGCAGGTGGGCAGCAGCATCACCTTCGACGAGGGCCTGAACGTGTTCGACCTGGCCGCGCAGATGCAGAACGTGGACCCGGGCAGCCTCTCCTTCCAGACCATCCCCGGGCTCACCGACGCCAAGGTCGACGGCGCCGACGTGCTCAAGCCGCCGAGCCAGGCGGTGGTCAACGACTTCTTCGCGACACTGACCGCGGACCCGGCGCCCGCGCCGCCGCCCGCGCCGTCCAGCGCCGCGCCGGCCCTGGCGCCGTCGGCGGTGACCGTCAGCGTGCTCAACGGCTCCGGTGTCTCGGGCGCCGCGGCGACGGCGGCGACCGCGCTGACGGCCGGCGGCTTCCAGGCGAGCAGCGGCGGCAACGCGGCCAGCACCGGGACGACGACGGTGCGGCACCGCACCGGGGACGAGGCCGCGGCCGCACTGGTGGTCGGCCAGGTGCCCGGCGCGGCGGTGGCCGTCGACGACAGCATCCCGGTGGGTGCCGTGCAGCTGGTCATCGGCGGCGACTTCGAGGGCGTCGGCCAGCCGGTCACCGTCGAGGCGCCGGCGTCCGCCGGTCTGGAGACCAACGAGCGGACGGCGACCGACACGAGCTGCATCCACTGA
- a CDS encoding DUF3048 domain-containing protein: MHHLAVRRPRRALRAALLIGAVLAGTVGCGGGGTEPVAEPAPTSSTPPPPPPPPVLWPLTGVESGEVPPRPALAVKIENSVAARPQTGLNAADMVWEEVVEGGITRFVAVYHSTLPPQIGPVRSVRPMDAAIAGPLHGLFAFSGGQRPFIDAAAAAGLQIISQDAGAPGFSRLSTRSAPHNVYADPAALVAQADAGHLAAPPPQFETAAPDGQPTAVVGGTPATTLQLKLSGVGRPQWTWSPPDGRWVRAEGSTPAVEADGTPLRAVNVVVLRVDVQNTSFTDPAGNPVPETVLTGTGAAVVATGGHTVQATWTKAGVADRIILTGPDGMPVQLQAGNTWVELVPNGTGDVVVG; the protein is encoded by the coding sequence GTGCACCACCTCGCCGTCCGGCGTCCCCGTCGAGCCCTCCGCGCCGCCCTGCTGATCGGAGCAGTGCTCGCCGGCACGGTCGGCTGCGGCGGCGGGGGCACCGAGCCGGTCGCGGAGCCGGCGCCGACGTCGTCCACCCCACCCCCGCCGCCTCCGCCGCCGGTGCTCTGGCCGCTGACGGGGGTGGAGAGCGGTGAGGTGCCACCCCGCCCGGCGCTCGCGGTGAAGATCGAGAACTCGGTGGCTGCGCGACCGCAGACCGGGCTCAACGCCGCCGACATGGTCTGGGAGGAGGTCGTCGAGGGCGGCATCACCCGCTTCGTCGCCGTCTACCACTCGACGCTGCCGCCGCAGATCGGGCCGGTGCGCTCGGTGCGGCCGATGGACGCGGCGATCGCCGGCCCGCTGCACGGGCTGTTCGCCTTCTCCGGCGGGCAGCGGCCGTTCATCGACGCCGCCGCGGCCGCCGGCCTGCAGATCATCAGCCAGGACGCCGGCGCCCCCGGCTTCTCGCGGCTCAGCACCCGTTCGGCGCCGCACAACGTCTACGCCGACCCGGCCGCTCTGGTCGCCCAGGCCGACGCCGGTCACCTGGCCGCGCCGCCGCCCCAGTTCGAGACCGCCGCCCCGGACGGTCAGCCGACGGCCGTCGTCGGCGGGACCCCGGCGACCACGCTGCAGTTGAAGCTGTCGGGGGTGGGCCGTCCGCAGTGGACGTGGAGCCCGCCGGACGGCCGGTGGGTGCGGGCCGAGGGCAGCACCCCGGCGGTCGAGGCGGACGGGACGCCGCTGCGGGCGGTGAACGTCGTCGTGCTGCGGGTGGACGTGCAGAACACCAGCTTCACCGACCCGGCGGGCAACCCGGTGCCCGAGACGGTGCTGACCGGCACCGGCGCCGCGGTGGTCGCCACCGGCGGGCACACCGTGCAGGCAACGTGGACGAAGGCCGGCGTCGCCGACCGGATCATCCTCACCGGGCCCGACGGGATGCCCGTGCAGTTGCAGGCCGGCAACACCTGGGTGGAGCTGGTGCCCAACGGCACCGGTGACGTGGTCGTCGGCTGA
- a CDS encoding class I SAM-dependent DNA methyltransferase — MFFDERVAATYDDDGMSAPEVVDPAVDLLAELADGGPALELAVGTGRIALPLAARGVPVSGIDTSAPMLARLRAKPGADAVRATEGDMTTARVPGTFSLVYLVFNTIMNVTSQDGQVAVFGNAAAHLGPGGRFVVEVMVPALQRLPPGETVRAFTLTDEHLGFDEYDVVTQRLVSHHHRVGEGVLRVPFRYVWPAELDLMARLAGMELEHRWAGWDRAPFTAASTAHVSVYRRP; from the coding sequence GTGTTCTTCGACGAGCGGGTCGCCGCCACCTACGACGACGACGGCATGTCCGCGCCGGAGGTGGTGGATCCGGCGGTCGACCTGCTGGCCGAGCTCGCCGACGGCGGGCCCGCGCTGGAGCTCGCCGTCGGTACCGGCCGGATCGCGCTGCCGCTGGCCGCCCGCGGCGTCCCGGTGAGCGGCATCGACACCTCCGCACCGATGCTCGCCCGGCTCCGCGCGAAGCCCGGCGCCGACGCCGTCCGCGCCACCGAGGGCGACATGACCACCGCGCGGGTGCCGGGCACCTTCTCGCTGGTCTACCTGGTGTTCAACACGATCATGAACGTGACCAGCCAGGACGGGCAGGTCGCCGTCTTCGGCAACGCTGCCGCGCACCTCGGGCCGGGCGGGCGGTTCGTGGTCGAGGTGATGGTGCCGGCGCTGCAGCGGCTGCCGCCCGGGGAGACGGTGCGCGCGTTCACGCTCACCGACGAGCACCTGGGCTTCGACGAGTACGACGTCGTCACCCAGAGGCTGGTCTCGCACCACCACCGCGTCGGCGAGGGCGTGCTCCGGGTGCCGTTCCGCTACGTGTGGCCGGCCGAACTGGACCTGATGGCCCGGCTGGCCGGCATGGAGCTGGAGCACCGCTGGGCCGGCTGGGACCGCGCGCCGTTCACCGCGGCCAGCACCGCGCACGTGTCGGTCTACCGACGCCCCTGA
- a CDS encoding hemerythrin domain-containing protein has product MKADEVLTAHHDVLRGLLRDLAETSDGQTDRRRELRDELLRELEVHTQIEDELFYPAVVDVSPLLSLAHAEHRQIDDQLAVVMRLALDDPEFTTEVRMLESTLRHHTFEEEERMFPQSHALGERRLEELGAQLQQRQRELGRSGGMRLIMRLKRATLRTRP; this is encoded by the coding sequence ATGAAGGCCGACGAGGTGCTCACCGCCCACCACGACGTGCTGCGGGGCCTGCTCCGCGACCTCGCGGAGACCAGCGACGGGCAGACCGACCGGCGGCGGGAGCTGCGCGACGAGCTGCTGCGGGAGCTGGAGGTGCACACCCAGATCGAGGACGAGCTGTTCTACCCGGCCGTCGTCGACGTCTCCCCGCTGCTGTCGCTCGCGCACGCCGAGCACCGCCAGATCGACGACCAGCTGGCGGTGGTGATGCGCCTGGCGCTGGACGACCCGGAGTTCACCACCGAAGTGCGGATGCTGGAGTCGACGCTGCGGCACCACACCTTCGAGGAGGAGGAGCGGATGTTCCCGCAGTCGCACGCCCTCGGGGAGCGGCGGCTGGAGGAGCTGGGCGCCCAGCTGCAGCAGCGGCAGCGTGAACTGGGCCGCTCCGGCGGGATGCGGCTGATCATGCGGCTCAAGCGGGCCACCCTGCGCACCCGGCCCTGA
- a CDS encoding Rieske 2Fe-2S domain-containing protein, with the protein MRVRGLLERATGAIERWEDLDAPGYQVEHGVALTFLLTGRWARPLQDLLHGVWLGHPLHPVLVTVPIGAWSSALLLDGLDVAGRGGPATGQAARAVVGLGISGAVASAATGLTDWQHAHDGARRVGLVHAAVNSTALGLYTWSFADRSRGRAVRARVTAAAGFAFTVAGGFLGGELSYRHRLGVDHSERSNEPRRFTRVAAAADLPDGEPVGVDVDGVPVVLVATDGGVRAVGGRCPHLGAPMGEGWLHRGELVCPWHGSRFSLADGEPAQGPSTAPLPCFDTRVRDGQVEIRRRAHWRSETAVTTVEEASR; encoded by the coding sequence ATGAGGGTGCGCGGGCTGCTCGAGCGGGCCACCGGCGCGATCGAGCGGTGGGAGGACCTCGACGCGCCGGGCTACCAGGTCGAGCACGGCGTCGCGCTGACCTTCCTGCTCACCGGCCGGTGGGCGCGGCCGCTGCAGGACCTGCTGCACGGCGTGTGGCTGGGCCACCCGCTGCACCCGGTGCTGGTCACCGTGCCGATCGGGGCGTGGAGCAGCGCGCTGCTGCTGGACGGCCTGGACGTCGCGGGCCGGGGTGGGCCGGCGACCGGCCAGGCCGCCCGCGCCGTCGTCGGGCTGGGCATCAGCGGCGCCGTCGCCTCGGCCGCCACCGGGCTCACCGACTGGCAGCACGCCCACGACGGCGCCCGGCGGGTCGGCCTCGTCCACGCCGCCGTCAACTCCACCGCACTGGGCCTCTACACCTGGTCGTTCGCCGACCGGTCCCGCGGGCGCGCGGTGCGGGCCCGGGTCACCGCCGCCGCCGGCTTCGCGTTCACCGTGGCCGGCGGCTTCCTCGGCGGGGAGCTGTCCTACCGGCACCGGCTGGGCGTCGACCACAGCGAGCGGAGCAACGAGCCGCGCCGGTTCACCCGGGTCGCCGCGGCGGCCGACCTGCCCGACGGCGAGCCGGTCGGTGTCGACGTCGACGGCGTGCCGGTCGTGCTGGTCGCCACCGACGGCGGGGTGCGGGCCGTCGGCGGCCGGTGCCCGCACCTGGGCGCGCCGATGGGGGAGGGCTGGCTGCACCGCGGCGAGCTGGTCTGCCCCTGGCACGGGTCGCGGTTCTCGCTGGCGGACGGCGAACCGGCGCAGGGGCCGTCGACCGCGCCGCTGCCCTGCTTCGACACCCGGGTCCGCGACGGGCAGGTCGAGATCCGCCGCCGGGCGCACTGGCGCAGCGAGACGGCGGTCACCACGGTCGAGGAGGCGTCCCGATGA
- a CDS encoding SDR family oxidoreductase, translated as MTPPQQLRIAIAGATGVVGRHVVAHARAAGHSVVPMSRGTGQDVTTGAGLAEALTGADVVVDVTSVLTTRTRPAVDFCTRATGKLLAAEQDAGVGHHLALSIVGVDGARRGYYAGKVAQERLVTAGPVPWTVLRATQFHEFAAQLVQRTGIGPVVAVPAGRVCTVAASEVGAALVALAEAGPSGRATDLGGPEEAELADLVRRWLAATGQRRRVVRVPLPGELGRRMRAGGLLPGPDADRGRATFGEWLAGDAAAVR; from the coding sequence ATGACACCACCGCAGCAGCTGAGGATCGCCATCGCCGGGGCCACCGGGGTGGTCGGCCGGCACGTCGTCGCGCACGCCCGGGCGGCCGGGCACAGCGTCGTCCCGATGTCGCGCGGCACCGGGCAGGACGTCACCACCGGAGCGGGCCTGGCCGAGGCGCTCACCGGCGCCGACGTCGTCGTCGACGTGACCAGCGTGCTGACGACCCGGACCCGGCCCGCCGTCGACTTCTGCACCCGCGCCACCGGGAAGCTGCTCGCCGCTGAGCAGGACGCCGGGGTCGGGCACCACCTGGCGCTGTCCATCGTCGGCGTCGACGGCGCGCGCCGCGGCTACTACGCCGGCAAGGTCGCCCAGGAACGGCTGGTGACCGCGGGGCCGGTGCCGTGGACGGTGTTGCGGGCCACCCAGTTCCACGAGTTCGCGGCGCAGCTGGTCCAGCGGACGGGGATCGGCCCGGTCGTCGCGGTGCCGGCCGGCCGGGTCTGCACGGTGGCGGCGAGCGAGGTCGGTGCGGCGCTGGTCGCGCTGGCCGAGGCCGGGCCGAGCGGGCGGGCGACCGACCTCGGTGGCCCGGAGGAGGCCGAGCTCGCCGACCTGGTGCGGCGCTGGCTCGCGGCCACCGGTCAGCGCCGCCGGGTCGTCCGGGTGCCGCTGCCGGGGGAGCTGGGCCGGCGGATGCGCGCGGGCGGGCTGCTCCCCGGGCCGGACGCCGACCGCGGGCGCGCCACTTTCGGGGAGTGGCTCGCCGGGGACGCCGCCGCGGTGCGCTGA
- the sigJ gene encoding RNA polymerase sigma factor SigJ: protein MIVDEQRAHLTGVAYRMLGTTADAEDAVQETFARWYRLTDAERAAIERPAAWLTRVVSRVCLDVLGSARARRERYVGEWLPEPVPADPVDDPAERAALTDSVGLALLVVLESLTPAERVVFVLHEVFAVPFGEIAEAVGRSPAACRQLATSARRRVDAARAGTPPRARRDAVVRAFAAACAGGDLTALVALLDPQVTLRSDGGGLVSAARNPVHGPENVARFLFGVLAKNPAARVEEVATGDGVAYLWRDADAVRGLLTLGVTGDRATDVWIVLNPEKLTRWA, encoded by the coding sequence GTGATCGTGGACGAGCAGCGCGCGCACCTGACCGGCGTGGCGTACCGGATGCTCGGCACGACGGCCGACGCCGAGGACGCCGTCCAGGAGACCTTCGCCCGCTGGTACCGGCTCACCGACGCCGAGCGGGCGGCGATCGAGCGGCCGGCCGCCTGGCTGACCCGGGTGGTGAGCCGGGTGTGCCTGGACGTGCTCGGCTCGGCCCGGGCCCGCCGGGAGCGCTACGTCGGCGAGTGGCTGCCCGAGCCGGTGCCGGCCGACCCGGTCGACGACCCGGCCGAGCGGGCAGCGCTCACCGACTCGGTGGGCCTGGCGCTGCTCGTCGTCCTGGAGTCGCTGACCCCGGCCGAGCGGGTCGTGTTCGTGCTGCACGAGGTGTTCGCGGTGCCCTTCGGCGAGATCGCCGAGGCGGTCGGGCGCAGCCCCGCGGCCTGCCGGCAGCTGGCCACCTCCGCCCGTCGCCGGGTCGACGCCGCCCGCGCCGGCACCCCGCCGCGGGCCCGGCGCGACGCGGTGGTGCGCGCCTTCGCCGCGGCCTGCGCCGGCGGCGACCTCACCGCACTGGTCGCGCTGCTCGACCCGCAGGTCACGCTGCGCTCGGACGGCGGCGGCCTGGTCAGCGCCGCGCGCAACCCGGTGCACGGCCCGGAGAACGTGGCGCGCTTCCTGTTCGGGGTGCTGGCGAAGAACCCGGCGGCCCGGGTCGAGGAGGTGGCGACCGGGGACGGCGTGGCGTACCTCTGGCGCGACGCCGACGCCGTCCGGGGACTGCTCACCCTCGGCGTCACCGGTGACCGGGCCACCGACGTCTGGATCGTGCTCAACCCGGAGAAGCTCACCCGCTGGGCCTGA